The stretch of DNA TCCTTGATCGGGCCGCGGTGCCGGAACCGCCGTTCCCGTTGCTGCCCGGAGCCGCCACGGCTGGAACTTTGCGGGGCGGGAGCGGGCCTGCCTCCCAGTCCCCTCCGCCAGAGTCGCACGAAGGGCGCCACGACCAGTTCATAGGCCAGCGTTCTCAGGGGATGAATTATAAGAAACCACGGCCACTCACGGCCCGGGGTGCGTCTAAGAGGGAGGACTTCAGATAGGCTGACTTAGTTCAGAGGACCTGAAGAGGGAGAGAAACTGCTCACTCATATCGACATTATGCCCACGGTCGGGCGTTGTCAAATGGGGCGTCCTCCGCCCTTACTTTTCCGCCCCGGAATCCCAGTTCTCGAGTCCGGCAGCGCTTCTAGGCGAACGCCATTAGGGCGACATTATATCCGGAGCGGCGTTGGCTACGGCTTGGCCGCTGTCGGCGGGTCGGGCATGCCGCCGTCAAAGATCACCTTCCAGGACTTGTCCGGTTGGCGGCGCCAGGCGGTCAAGTAAGTCCCGTGGCTGATGGTCTTCTCTCCCTTTTCGTCCACCCGGGTGATCTGGTAGCGGCCCAGGGTGCAGCCCAGGTCGCGCTCGGACTCCGCCTCGGTCGGCTTCCACTGCAGGCGGTTGCCGGGAGTGGCGAAGAAGGGCTTGCGCGCCTCCTCGATGGCCTTGGGCCCGACCACGGGCTGGTCACGCATGATGACCGTGTCCTCGGCGAAGAAGGAGGCGAAGCCGGCGGCGCCGCGCTCGGCGGTGACCCGCTCGAAGTCGCGATCGGTGCGCATCAGCTCCGCTTCGTCGCGCTCGTGCTGCCGCCCCTCGGAATAGGACAGCACCGCCACCCCCGCCAAGAGCAGGGAAAAGCCTACAATTCTCACTAAGGTCTTCATCGGGACTCCTAGGCTGAAGCACAGTATTACGGGCGCACCAGCCAAGTAAACCCCATTCCTAGTGGTCGCGGGGAAGGGAAGCGCGAGTCCTCGCGCTTTGGCTGCCCAGGCTGGTGGGGCGCCTAATACCTTTAAAAAACATATTGACAGTCAACGACTTGGGTGTAGGATGTGGAACTTAGTGGCCCAAAGTGGTCGGCACTCAAGGGTTTCAAGGCGTTTAGGGCCTTCGTTTCTGGAGCGGCATAGTACCAGGGAATGAAGAAGAAAACCCCAAATAACGACGCCAATGAACCAAGTGCAGCGGAGGTACTCACGGCGTTCGCCTCCCTGGCAGGAGTGATAGCGGCTCATCGCAGCCGGAAGGACCCCGGAAGACGGGGAAAAAACCATGTTTCGCGGCAACCATCCAACCCGGGTCGACGAAAAGGGCCGGCTCAAGGTCCCGGCGGAGTTCAAGCGCGTGATCGAGGAGAAGTACGGCGAGGACTTCTACATCACCAGCGTGGACGGGCAGCGGGCGCAGGTCTACCCCTTCGAGGAATGGCAGCGCATCGAGGAGAAGCTGGCGCGCCTCTCGAACTTCAACCCCGCCAAGAAGAAGCTTTTGAATCGCACCAACTACTACGGCCAGGCGGTGGAGATCGACGGCCAGGGCCGTCTGCTGCTGCCCTCGTTGCTGCGCCAGGACGCGCAGTTGAAGGGGGAAGTGGCGGTGCTAGGCATGCTGAACCACCTGGAAGTGCGGAACATGGAAGCGTTCCGCAAGGAGATGGCAGAGAACCCGTTCACGGCCGAGGATGAGAAGACACTCGACGAACTGGGCATCTAGTGGCGCAAGAGTTTGGGGATTTGGGAGACGCCCCCGAGCGGGGCGGGCATGGCAGGGAAGAGGAAGTTGGCCATGCTTCGGTTCTTTTACAAGAAGCGATCGGCTTTTTAGCTATCCAGGGTGGCGGTACTTATCTGGACGCCACCGTGGGCCTGGGCGGGCACAGCTTAGAAATCGCAAGACGCCTGGGCGCACGGGGACGTTTGATTGGCGTCGATAAGGATCCGCAGGCACTGGAGATCGCGCGTACGCGTCTGGCCCCGGCCGGGGAAGATTGGCCGGAGGTCAGGCTGGAGCAAGGCTCGTTCGCCGGACTGGAACAGCTGCTCCCGGAGGCTTCGGCCGACGGGCTGCTGGCCGACCTGGGGATGAGTTCACTGCAGCTCAAGGACGCGGCGCGGGGATTCAGCTTTCAGGCGGAAGGCCCGCTGGACATGCGGATGGACCCGCACAGCGAGCGCACCGCCGAACAAGTGGTAAATCGCATGGGCGAGAGTGATCTTGCCGATGTGATTTACGAATTCGGTGATGAAAGGAGGTCGCGGAGAATCGCCAGAGCCATTGTTCGGGCGCGGCCGATAAGAAGTACCGCTCATCTAGCACAAGTCATATCGGCCGCTGCCCGGCCAATGAAATCCGGGCGATTGCATCCCGCGACGCGCACCTTTCAGGCAATCCGAATCTTCGTAAACCAAGAGCTGGAAGACCTGGAGGCGCTGCTAGAAGCGGCGCCCCGGGTGCTCAAGCGGGGTGGAAGGCTGGTGATCCTGAGCTTCCACTCGCTGGAGGACCGCAGGGTAAAAGACGCCCTGCGCGAGGGCGCGAAACAGGGCCTCTACCGGGTGCTGACGCGCAAGCCGGTAACGGCGGGAGCCGAAGAGGTCGCTCGCAACCCGCGGGCCCGCAGCGTGAAGCTGCGAGCGGCGGAGCGACTGTAGACGGGCCGCAAAAAGTTTCCCCGCCTTCGGGCGGGAACAGGGCTTCCGGGGCGGCATCGTCCTCTCTGACAAGGGCGAAACTCCCCACCTGGGGTCTCCGGCGGGCCGCAAGGCGCGGCGGAGGCAGCACAACCTACCGATTCGATGTCGCCCCGGTAGGGTTTGGCAGGGAGAAAGACGGAGGTGAAAGGCGATGTACACAGGAACGTTGATCGAGGATCTGATGAAGAACGTGGAGCGCGTGGAAGCGCGGTCCCAGGAGGTACAGCAGCTGCCGGTGCGGGTGGACAGGCACGCCACCTACGCGTACCAGTCCCGCTACGCCGACCAGCTGTTCGAGGTGGCTTGATGGCGGCCCCGGCTCTGGCGGCCGCGAGTCCGAGGCGCCTGCCGCGCGGCGGCACCCCGGAGATCTATTTCTTCAAGCCCATCGACAACTCGCGGCTGGTGGCGGTGGCCGACCACCGGCGCAACCGGGAGATGGCGCAGTTCTTCGCCGCCGCCTGCGTGCTGTTCCTGCTGGTGATGGTGTACGCCTGGCAGCACTTCAGCGCGGTCGAGTACGGATACCGCATCGAGGCCATGAAGTCGCAGCGCGACTCGTTGGGCGAACTGAACCGGGCGCTGCAGATGGAGGACGCCTCCCTGCGCAGTCCGGAGCGTATCGACGCCCTGGCGCGGCAGATGGGTCTGGGCTCGCCTCAGGCGGGCCAGGTACAGCGCCTGGAGCCGGTGCTGGATAGCAACACGCCGGAGCTGGCGCGGGCGACGGCCCCCGGGACCGCCGGGGCGCAGTAAATAGGTTTGCTGAAAAGCAAAGCGATTCCAGTCTGACTTCAACCAGAGTCCGAGGCTGGTTCGAGAGCATGGCGGCCCGCCAATCCGGGCCGCCATCTTCATCTTGGTGCAGAGCATGGTAACCGGCACTCCGGCCAACGGCCAACCGCAGCGGCTGTACCTGCTGGTAGGGATGCTGTGCTTCTGGGTGCTGGCCATCGTCGGCCGCCTGGTGCAACTCCAAGTCGTCGACTACGGCGAGTTTGCGCAGCGCGCCCAACGCCAGCAGCAGCGCACCATCGAGGTCGCGCCCAAGCGCGGGGTCATCTACGACCGCAACGGCCAGGAGCTGGCCATGTCGGTCCGCGTGGACTCGGTGTTCGCCGTGCCCAGCGAGATCCCCGACCAGGCCACCGCCGCCACCCTGTTGGCCAACGTCCTGGGCACCGATTCCGAGGAAATCCTCACCCGCCTGAAGTCCTCGCGCGCCTTCTGCTGGATCGCGCGCAAGCTGGACGCTCCCACCAGCGAGCGCATCCGGGCGCTCAACCTGCGCGGCATCTACTTTCAGAAGGAGTCGAAGCGCTTTTATCCCAACCGGGATCTGGCGGCGCAGGCGCTGGGCTACGTGGGCCTGGACGACGAAGGCCTGGGCGGCATCGAGCGCTCCTACGAAGCCAAGCTGCGGGGCGCGCCGGGGAAGATGCTGATCTCGCTCGACGCCCGCCGCCGCTGGTTCGGCCGGGTGGAGCGCGAGCCCGAGCCGGGTCAGAGCCTGGTGCTGACGCTGGACGAGAAGATCCAGTACATTGCCGAGCGCGAGCTGGAAGCGGCCATGCAGCAGACCCACGCCGAGTCCGGAACCATCATCGTGGAGAACCCGCACACCGGGGAGATCCTGGCCCTGGCCAGCCGCCCCACCTTCAATCCCAATACCTTCCAGAAGGCGGCGCCAGAGGCGCTGAAGAACCGCGCGGTGAGCGACGTCTTTGAGCCCGGCTCCACCTTCAAGATCGTGACCCTGGCGGCGGCGCTGGAGGAAAAGCTCACCCGGCCCGACGAACTCATCGATTGCCAGATGGGCTCCATCACGCTCAGCGGGGTGCGCATCCGCGACCACAAGGCCTTCGGGATGCTGACCGTGCCGCAGATCCTCATTTATTCGAGCGACGTCGGAGCCATCAAGCTGGGGCTGCGCCTGGGTGAGGAGCGCTTTGACCGCTACATCCGGGCCTTCGGCTTCGGCTCGCAGACCGGAGTGGAGCTGCCGGGAGAGACGCGCGGCCTGGCCCGGCCGGTGAACCGCTGGTCCAAGGTCTCCATCGGCGCAATCTCCATGGGCCAGGAGATCGGGATCACGCCGGTGCAGCTGGTCTCCATGGTTTCGACCATCGCCAACGACGGCATGCGCATGCCGCCGCGCATGGTGGCGGATGTCACCGCGCCGGGGACGCCGCTGGAGAACGTAAGCTTCCACCCCGCCAGCGGCCGGCGCGTGATCTCGCCCCTGACCGCGGCGGAGATGAAGAAGGCGATGCAGCGCGTGGTGCTCGAGGGCACCGGGCGCCGCGCCATCCTCGATGGCTACACCGTCGGCGGCAAGACCGGCACGGCGCAGAAGATCGATCCCGCCACCCGGTCCTACTCTCGCTGGAAGTATGTGGCTACCTTCGTCGGCTTCGCCCCGGTGAACAACCCGGCAATCACGGTGGCCGTGATCCTGGATTCGCCGGTGGGGCCGCACGAGGGCGGGCAGGTGTCGGCGCCGGTCTTCCAGCGCGTCACCCAACAGGTGCTGGCCTATCTCAACGTGCCCCACGACGTGGAGCCGCGCAGCATGCGCAACCGCGAGCTGTTGCAGGCCGCGGCCAAGGTGGACGACGCCGAGGTCGCCGAGGGCTCGTCCGACCGCCTGGGCTGGGATCTTCCGCAGGCCGAAAGTCAGCCCGCTCCCGAAACGCAGGTCGCGGCCGCGCCCGCCGCCGCGCCGGCCAAAGATGCGAACGCCAAGCTGCTTCCCGCCGCCGTCCACACCGCGCAGGCTTTGCCGCCGGCGCCGGCTTCTCCTCCGCTCCAGGCGTCCGTGGCTCCGTCCTCGAACGGCACCGTGGTGCTGGACGTGGAAGGCGGCGTGGTGGTGCCCTCGCTCATCGGCAAGCCGCTGCGGGAAGCCATCGAGTTGGCGCAGGAGTCGGGCATCGAGTTGGAAGTGATTGGCAGCGGCGTAGCACGCGCGCAGGCGCCGCCGCCGGGGACGCGCATCCCCGCGGGAGCGCGAGTGGCGGTGCGCTTCGCCCGCTAAGGACGCGGCGCAGGCTGTCTATAATCGGGTGGCCATGACCTTCCTGGAAGCGCTCGAAGGCGCTGAAACCCTCAGCCAGAGCGGAAATCCGGAGATCACCGGGGTGGAGTATGACTCCCGCCGGGTGCGCCCGGGACAGGTTTTCGTGGCCATGCGGGGCGAGACCACCGACGGCAACCGCTATGTGGAAGCCGCCATAGCGGCAGGCGCCGCGGCCGTGGTGACGGATTCGGACTCCCAGCCCCGGCCGGGGTTGGGCTGGGCCCGGGTGGCGCAGGGAAGGCGAGCGCTGGCCATCCTGAGCGCCAACTTCCTGGGACATCCCGAGCGCAAGATGAGCCTTACCGGCATCACGGGAACAAACGGCAAGACTACGGCGTCCTTTGTAATGGAATCCATGCTGGCGGCGGCGGGACGCTCCAGCGTGCTGGTGGGCACGGTGGAGTATCACGTCGCAGGCAAGACGCTGCCCGCGCCTCATACGACTCCGGAGCCGCTGGAGCTGAGCCAGTTGCTGGCGGAAGCCGCGGGCTCGGGCGCGCGCGAGGCGGTGATGGAGGTCTCCTCGCACGCGCTGGCGCAGGAGCGCGTCTTCGGTATGCCCTTTGATGTGGCTGTATTCACCAACCTGACTCGCGACCATTTGGACTATCACCACGACATGGAGAGCTACTTCCAGGCCAAGCAGAGATTGTTCGAAGGCTCGGGCGCGCCGCCGCCTCGGGTGGCCGTCCTCAACTTGCAGGACGAGTACGGTGCCCGGCTTCTGCCCTTGAGCCAGGCGCGCGGCTCCAAGGTGCTGACCTATGGCCTGGGGCGCGGCGACTTCTCGGCCGAGCGGATCGAACTGGGCGCGCGCGGCCTGCGCTTTGAGATGCGGACGCCGGCGGGGCCGGTGTCAATCGAGTCTCCGCTGGTGGGAAAGGTGAACGTGTACAACATCCTCGCTGCCGCAGCCGCAACCCAGGCGCGCGGGTGCTCGCTGAATGCCATCGCTGTTGGCGCCTGGGATCTGCGGCGCGTCCCCGGACGCTTCGAGAGCGTGGAATGCGGACAGGAGTTCCTGGTCATCGTGGACTACGCCCACACCGACGACGCGCTGCGCAACCTGACCGCCCTGGCGCGGGAGTCGCTCGGGGGCAAGCGCGGCCGGGTGATCACCGTATTCGGCTGCGGCGGCGACCGCGACCGCAGCAAGCGTCCGCTGATGGCCGAAGCCGCCGGGCGTGGCAGCGACTTCGTCGTCCTCACCTCCGACAATCCCCGCAGCGAAGACCCCACCGCCATCCTCCGGGACGCGCTGCCGGGTTTGGAGGCCACGGGGACGCGCCACACGGTGGAGCCCGACCGCCGGCTGGCCATCGCCCTGGCGGTGCGCGAGGCGAAGCCGGGAGACATCGTCCTGATCGCGGGCAAGGGACACGAGAAGGTCCAGGTCACGCGCCAGGGCTCCGCGCCCTTCGAGGACGTGGAAGTGGCCCGGCTGGCGCTGCGCCAGGCCGGCTATATGACGGATGTCGCGGCCGCCGCGCCAGGGAGCAAGCCGTGAAGCTCACGCTCGAGCGCGTTTCGGAGCTGCTCTCCGCCAAGGGAGCAGTGGACGGGAAGGCGGTTGCCTCCGGCTACTCCATCGATTCGCGGACGCTGGTTTCGGGCGACCTGTTCTTCGCCGTGCGAGGCGAGCAGCTGGACGGCCACGACTTTGTGGAAGCGGCACTGGAGCACGGCGCGGTGGCGGCGGTCGTCAGCCACCAGCAACTCGCCCGCTATCTCGAAGCCCTCCGTCCCAAGCTGTTAGCGGTAGACGACACATTGGCCGCCCTGCAGGCGCTGGGTGCCTCGGTCCGCCGCGCCTGGGGCAAGACGCTGGTGGCAGTGACCGGCTCGGCCGGCAAGACCACCACCAAGGACGCGATCGCCCATGTCCTCGGCCGGCGCTACCGCGTGATGAAGTCGGAGGGTAACCTCAACAACCACTTCGGATTGCCGCTGCAACTGTTGCGGCTGGAGTCGGAGCACGAAGTGGCGGTGTTGGAGCTGGCCATGTCGCGCGCCGGAGAGATCGCGGCGCTGGCGCGCATGGCGCAGCCCAACCTGGGTCTGGTGACCAACGTCGCGCCCGTGCATCTGGGATTCTTCCACTCGGTGGCGGAGATTGCGCGCGCCAAGTACGAGCTGATCGCCGGACTTCCGGGCGGAAGCACGGCGGTGCTCAACGCGGACGACGAGTACGTCTCGCAGTTCGGCCGCGACTTTCACGGGCGGGTGGTGAGCTACGCCCTGGAGCATCCCGCCGACGTCCGCGCCGACGCCATCGAGGAGCGCGGAGCGCAGGGCTCGGCGTTCGAGATCGTGGCCGGCAGCGCACGCCAGAAGGCGGTGCTGCCTCTGCTGGGGCGGCACAATATCTCGAACGCTCTGGCGGCGGTGGCGGTGGCCATCCAGCCTCTGCTGGGCGGGCAGACGGGCATGCCGCTGGCCGACGCCGCGGCGGCGCTGGGCACGCTCACCCCTTCGCCCCAGCGCGGGCAGGTGACGGAGCTCGAGGGAGTGACCGTCATCGACGATTGCTACAATTCGAATCCCAAGGCGCTGAACGCCATGGTGGACGCGCTCGCCGGGATGGCCGCCAAGCGCCGCATCGTGGTGGCCGGGGAGATGCTGGAACTGGGTCCGGCGGGCGAGCAACTGCATCGCGAATGCGGCCGCCGCATGGCCGGGCGCGGCATTCACCGGTTGGTGGGCGTGCGCGGCGCCGCGCGCTTCCTGGTGGAAGCGGCGAAACAGGAAGGTTTGGAAGCGCAGTTTGTGGAAACGCCCGAGGAAGCCGGGGAGTGGTTGGCGCAGAACACGCGCGCGGGCGACGCGGTGCTGCTGAAGGCTTCGCGCGGCGTGCGGCTGGAGCGCGCGCTCGCGGCATGGCAGGCGCGACGCACAACGGTGAAGGCAGGGAAGTAAGTCCGCAAGCGGACACGGAGGAAGATTGCTCTACTGGCTGCTCTATCAGGTGCTGTTCGAGCACTTCAGCCCCTTCCGCATCTTCCGTTATCTGACCTTCCGCACCGCCTTCGCCAGCCTGACGGCGTTGTTCCTGGGACTGATCGTGGGTCCGCTGGTGGTGCAGCGGCTGCGCGAATTCCAGGTCGGCCAGTACATCCGCGAGGACGGCCCCAAGGGACATCACCAGAAGGCGGGGACGCC from Terriglobales bacterium encodes:
- a CDS encoding DUF4440 domain-containing protein, producing the protein MKTLVRIVGFSLLLAGVAVLSYSEGRQHERDEAELMRTDRDFERVTAERGAAGFASFFAEDTVIMRDQPVVGPKAIEEARKPFFATPGNRLQWKPTEAESERDLGCTLGRYQITRVDEKGEKTISHGTYLTAWRRQPDKSWKVIFDGGMPDPPTAAKP
- a CDS encoding division/cell wall cluster transcriptional repressor MraZ, translating into MFRGNHPTRVDEKGRLKVPAEFKRVIEEKYGEDFYITSVDGQRAQVYPFEEWQRIEEKLARLSNFNPAKKKLLNRTNYYGQAVEIDGQGRLLLPSLLRQDAQLKGEVAVLGMLNHLEVRNMEAFRKEMAENPFTAEDEKTLDELGI
- the rsmH gene encoding 16S rRNA (cytosine(1402)-N(4))-methyltransferase RsmH, with translation MGDAPERGGHGREEEVGHASVLLQEAIGFLAIQGGGTYLDATVGLGGHSLEIARRLGARGRLIGVDKDPQALEIARTRLAPAGEDWPEVRLEQGSFAGLEQLLPEASADGLLADLGMSSLQLKDAARGFSFQAEGPLDMRMDPHSERTAEQVVNRMGESDLADVIYEFGDERRSRRIARAIVRARPIRSTAHLAQVISAAARPMKSGRLHPATRTFQAIRIFVNQELEDLEALLEAAPRVLKRGGRLVILSFHSLEDRRVKDALREGAKQGLYRVLTRKPVTAGAEEVARNPRARSVKLRAAERL
- a CDS encoding cell division protein FtsL, which translates into the protein MAAPALAAASPRRLPRGGTPEIYFFKPIDNSRLVAVADHRRNREMAQFFAAACVLFLLVMVYAWQHFSAVEYGYRIEAMKSQRDSLGELNRALQMEDASLRSPERIDALARQMGLGSPQAGQVQRLEPVLDSNTPELARATAPGTAGAQ
- a CDS encoding penicillin-binding protein — translated: MVTGTPANGQPQRLYLLVGMLCFWVLAIVGRLVQLQVVDYGEFAQRAQRQQQRTIEVAPKRGVIYDRNGQELAMSVRVDSVFAVPSEIPDQATAATLLANVLGTDSEEILTRLKSSRAFCWIARKLDAPTSERIRALNLRGIYFQKESKRFYPNRDLAAQALGYVGLDDEGLGGIERSYEAKLRGAPGKMLISLDARRRWFGRVEREPEPGQSLVLTLDEKIQYIAERELEAAMQQTHAESGTIIVENPHTGEILALASRPTFNPNTFQKAAPEALKNRAVSDVFEPGSTFKIVTLAAALEEKLTRPDELIDCQMGSITLSGVRIRDHKAFGMLTVPQILIYSSDVGAIKLGLRLGEERFDRYIRAFGFGSQTGVELPGETRGLARPVNRWSKVSIGAISMGQEIGITPVQLVSMVSTIANDGMRMPPRMVADVTAPGTPLENVSFHPASGRRVISPLTAAEMKKAMQRVVLEGTGRRAILDGYTVGGKTGTAQKIDPATRSYSRWKYVATFVGFAPVNNPAITVAVILDSPVGPHEGGQVSAPVFQRVTQQVLAYLNVPHDVEPRSMRNRELLQAAAKVDDAEVAEGSSDRLGWDLPQAESQPAPETQVAAAPAAAPAKDANAKLLPAAVHTAQALPPAPASPPLQASVAPSSNGTVVLDVEGGVVVPSLIGKPLREAIELAQESGIELEVIGSGVARAQAPPPGTRIPAGARVAVRFAR
- a CDS encoding UDP-N-acetylmuramoyl-L-alanyl-D-glutamate--2,6-diaminopimelate ligase, which translates into the protein MTFLEALEGAETLSQSGNPEITGVEYDSRRVRPGQVFVAMRGETTDGNRYVEAAIAAGAAAVVTDSDSQPRPGLGWARVAQGRRALAILSANFLGHPERKMSLTGITGTNGKTTASFVMESMLAAAGRSSVLVGTVEYHVAGKTLPAPHTTPEPLELSQLLAEAAGSGAREAVMEVSSHALAQERVFGMPFDVAVFTNLTRDHLDYHHDMESYFQAKQRLFEGSGAPPPRVAVLNLQDEYGARLLPLSQARGSKVLTYGLGRGDFSAERIELGARGLRFEMRTPAGPVSIESPLVGKVNVYNILAAAAATQARGCSLNAIAVGAWDLRRVPGRFESVECGQEFLVIVDYAHTDDALRNLTALARESLGGKRGRVITVFGCGGDRDRSKRPLMAEAAGRGSDFVVLTSDNPRSEDPTAILRDALPGLEATGTRHTVEPDRRLAIALAVREAKPGDIVLIAGKGHEKVQVTRQGSAPFEDVEVARLALRQAGYMTDVAAAAPGSKP
- the murF gene encoding UDP-N-acetylmuramoyl-tripeptide--D-alanyl-D-alanine ligase, with the protein product MKLTLERVSELLSAKGAVDGKAVASGYSIDSRTLVSGDLFFAVRGEQLDGHDFVEAALEHGAVAAVVSHQQLARYLEALRPKLLAVDDTLAALQALGASVRRAWGKTLVAVTGSAGKTTTKDAIAHVLGRRYRVMKSEGNLNNHFGLPLQLLRLESEHEVAVLELAMSRAGEIAALARMAQPNLGLVTNVAPVHLGFFHSVAEIARAKYELIAGLPGGSTAVLNADDEYVSQFGRDFHGRVVSYALEHPADVRADAIEERGAQGSAFEIVAGSARQKAVLPLLGRHNISNALAAVAVAIQPLLGGQTGMPLADAAAALGTLTPSPQRGQVTELEGVTVIDDCYNSNPKALNAMVDALAGMAAKRRIVVAGEMLELGPAGEQLHRECGRRMAGRGIHRLVGVRGAARFLVEAAKQEGLEAQFVETPEEAGEWLAQNTRAGDAVLLKASRGVRLERALAAWQARRTTVKAGK